A genomic segment from Labrus bergylta chromosome 3, fLabBer1.1, whole genome shotgun sequence encodes:
- the LOC136178584 gene encoding uncharacterized protein produces the protein MLKEFQIRGGERSSHFSEMKAKALSVRECAWLSEECHQVEDLEDSQRDGLCLPNIFRSKKVKPLTRIQTGPTYQIYYTAQELLLEVLDKGAVRELIRRAARVKSGVKYQSREQNIDLSEGEYAEALTWFSIVLQSGLSVGENCSFGSELTLKLDGWQSVLKRNSFQTNLLSLTRLEDGDKLETLSAFCSHKTRRYQALYKPGPNLAVKKYRLTYQESPSTLHLALLCDISSGFICNVYLYCPEQLQKQSRKPVVEQVVGHLLRPFCSHKHLIQLDKSAWMECKLTDIFSGLGVDLTFVSDVQQTSEDSLSHLLTHLQGWTGPALFPLSDLKGSAVDLFLPGLWAMLHIICINTFVLHTLQSSGSEKHVHLTEFTRSLASQLAADSCVTVPVLQQLNSTSCHETSSTKHSSCGRVMEREKRSCSSAGRLRRLNRPGVCGLDNSGNSCYLNAVFQCLCSTVPLVEHLLNPDTHKELARSKCRVAEVFVRLLQEMWLGGSSSCAPVEARSVLTSILPQFNNYSQQDAQELLLFLLNALHEDFKKVSKQQIRLTMRQPRPEQKRNHATAAGESTIVSRLFEGQLSYMTLCMHCDHQAYSTQTFTVLSLPIPTGIIKCSIQDCMSLFFEQTVLTGGEQMLCSVCGLRRETAVLTCLDKPPEILMLHLKRFGCKGKNQVKLRTNVLFSMKLDLNPFLSSSVQNTSFSSYRLYAVVNHSGHLNMGHYTAVCHSSLTQTWHCFDDSAVREVQDGHVQTPNAYMLLYSRKPFQKPKISGL, from the exons ATGTTAAAGGAGTTTCAGATCAGAGGTGGTGAGAGAAGCAGTCACTTCTCTGAGATGAAGGCCAAAGCTTTGTCAGTGAGAGAGTGCGCCTGGTTGTCAGAGGAGTGCCACCAAGTAGAAGATCTGGAAGACTCCCAGAGGGACGGCCTGTGCTTACCAAACATCTTCAGGTCCAAAAAAGTCAAGCCGCTCACTAGAATTCAAACTGGACCCACTTACCAGATCTACTATACAGCTCAAGAGCTCCTTCTGGAGGTTCTGGACAAAGGAGCCGTGCGAGAGCTGATCAGGAGAGCAGCTAGGGTGAAATCAGGAGTTAAGTaccagagcagagagcagaacatAGATCTTTCTGAGGGGGAGTATGCCGAGGCGTTAACATGGTTCTCCATAGTCCTGCAGAGCGGTCTGTCTGTCGGAGAGAACTGCAGCTTTGGATCCGAGCTCACCTTGAAACTGGACGGCTGGCAGAGTGTCCTCAAGAGGAACAGCTTCCAGACAAACCTCCTGTCCCTGACCAGACTGGAGGATGGAGACAAGTTGGAAACACTCTCTGCTTTCTGTAGCCACAAAACCAGGCGATACCAGGCCTTGTACAAACCTGGTCCCAACTTGGCTGTGAAGAAATACAGACTGACCTACCAGGAGAGTCCCAGCACTCTCCATTTGGCTCTCCTTTGTGATATAAGCTCTGGATTCATCTGTAATGTGTATCTGTACTGTCCAGAGCAGCTCCAGAAGCAGAGCAGGAAACCTGTGGTGGAGCAGGTGGTGGGCCACCTGCTGAGACCTTTCTGCAGCCACAAACACCTGATCCAGCTGGATAAATCTGCCTGGATGGAGTGCAAACTAACAGACATCTTCTCTGGCTTAGGAGTTGATCTTACATTTGTTTCAGATGTCCAACAGACATCTGAGGACTCACTGTCTCACCTCTTAACCCACTTACAGGGCTGGACCGGACCTGCTCTGTTTCCTCTGTCAGACCTGAAAGGATCAGCAGTAGATTTGTTTCTCCCAGGCCTCTGGGCAATGCTGCACATCATCTGCATTAATACATTTGTGCTCCACACACTGCAGAGCTCGGGCTCAGAGAAGCATGTCCACCTCACAGAGTTCACCAGGAGTCTGGCCTCTCAGCTGGCCGCGGATAGCTGTGTCACTGTGCCTGTTCTGCAGCAGTTAAACAGCACTTCCTGTCATGAGACGAGTTCAACAAAGCACAG cagctgtggtcgggtgatggaaagagaaaaacgaagctgcagctctgcagggaGGCTGAGGCGGCTGAACAGACCTGGAGTGTGTGGTTTGGACAACTCGGGTAACTCCTGCTACCTGAACGCTGTATTTCAGTGTCTGTGCTCTACTGTGCCCCTGGTAGAGCACCTCCTGAATCCGGACACCCATAAAGAGCTGGCACG GTCTAAGTGCCGGGTGGCTGAAGTGTTTGTCCGCCTGCTGCAGGAGATGTGGTTAGGAGGGAGCTCCAGCTGCGCCCCTGTGGAGGCCAGATCTGTGCTAACCTCCATCCTCCCCCAGTTCAACAACTACTCCCAGCAGGACGCACAGGAGCTGCTGCTCTTTCTGCTCAATGCGCTCCATGAAGACTTCAAAAAG gTTTCAAAGCAGCAGATTCGCTTGACGATGCGACAGCCGAGACCAGAGCAGAAGAGAAACCATGCCACAGCAGCTGGGGAGTCCACCATCGTCTCTCGTCTGTTTGAGGGCCAGCTGAGCTACATGACCCTCTGCATGCACTGTGACCACCAGGCTTACAGCACGCAGACCTTCACTGTGCTGTCACTACCCATCCCAACAGGCATCATTAAGTGCTCCATTCAG GACTGCATGTCCCTGTTCTTTGAGCAGACCGTCCTGACAGGGGGAGAGCAgatgttgtgttcagtgtgtggtctgaggagagagacagcCGTGCTTACATGTTTGGATAAACCTCCTGAGATCCTCATGTTGCACCTGAAAAG GTTTGGTTGTAAGGGGAAGAACCAGGTGAAACTGAGGACTAATGTTTTATTCTCCATGAAGCTCGACCTCAACCCCTTTCTATCCAGCTCAGTGCAGAACACCTCGTTTTCTTCATACCGCCTTTATGCTGTCGtg